ATTGAATACGAAGCCAACCCAAGTTTTTTGACAACTTCCGTTTTAAGTCTCACCAAACCGTTCTACCTATAAAAGACAGGAAAAGATAAGCAAAGAAAATCAACGATATCATCTGTGGGACATAAAATATTCGTGCATTCGTGGCCATAATATGCAGCCCTCAATTTTATCTTTGATAAAATCCTTGCGCCTTAAAAACATAGAGTATTAAAAAAATATCTTTGCGTCTTTGCGAAAAACCAACAAAGACAGCAGCACCTGTGAAGATCTAAAGGAAAATCTGTATCATCTGCGGGACATAAAATAGTCATGCATTCTTGGCAAAAAGAGCCTATCTTCTGGTTTTCATTCTCTATCCTCCTGCTTATGTATCTCGGCATCGATACTCTGAGACGAAAATTAAATCCGTTTAAGGTATTATTCAGACAACAAACGATAGAATCTTCATTATTAAAATTCAGAATTTAAAATCTTTTAAAGAATAATTAAACACAAAAGATTATAAAGTTTAGAATAAAATATCAAATACTTACAGTAAGCATCTTCTTTTCAATTTTGTATTCATAGAATTGTTAATATTATATCAAGATAAATGTGATAATTCAAAGAAAAAAATAGAGGACTGATGTATTTATTAGTTTTCATGTGTGATTTAGTGTTGGCATCCTGAAAAGGATGCTTTTTACTTTACATCGCAGTATTTATACCATTTTATCTTTGAACTTTCCTTTAAATTATTCAACCCCTACGGGGTTATACCATTATTAAATACTTGTTCGTCGGGCTTCACCCGACGCTACTGATATTTAACCCCTTCAGGTTTTATTAAGGTAAATTCAAAAAGAAAATAGTATTAGACATAAAAAAAAGGATAGACCTTCTAGATCTATCCTTTTTCTATATTTTATTTTAAGTTTAATTTTTTTTATAAATCTTAAACATTGCAAATAAAAATCCTAACCAAACCGGAATCAGAATAACCTGAATTTCCATACCTGTGATACTCATTAAGACTAAAATCAATACCAAAAAGGCGATACAGATATAATTTGAAACAGGATAAAATATCGATGGAAACTTCAGATCCGTCCCTGCTTTAATATTAGCTCGTTTAAATTTCAGATGCGTGTAACAAATCATCAGCCAGTTGATGATCAGCGTGGAAACCACTAAAGCCATCAGGTATTCAAAAGCTTTCTCAGGAACGAGCTTATTAATGATGATACAAATTCCGGCAAAGCAAGATGAAATAATAATTGCATTCGTAGGAACACTGCTTTTATTCAGTTTCGTTAAAAATTTCGGAGCATTTCCCTGCTGTGCCAATCCGAAAAGCATCCTGCTGTTGCTGTAAACACTACTGTTATACACCGATAAAGCCGCTGTTAATACAATTAAATTAAGAATATTCGCAATCAACACATTGAACTGAATGACCTTTCCAAACATTTCAAACTGGAATCCATTCAGATTTTGGAAAACCATGACAAACGGGCTCGTTCCTTCCGTAATTTCTCTCCACGGACTCAATGAAAACAGAATTACCAGTGCCCCCACATAGAAAATTAAGATTCTGTAGATGACCTGATTGGTTGCTTTAGGGATTGTTTTTTCAGGATTTTTGGCTTCTGCTGCGGTAATTCCTATCAATTCCAACCCTCCGAATGAGAACATGATCATCGCCATGGCAGAAAATAAACCAGAATACCCGTCATCTCCTTTATTGAAGAAACCTTTAGGAAAAAATCCACCATCGTTCCATAAATTGGAAACCGTAGCCTTTTCACCTCCCGTTCCGCTTACCAAAAGGTAAATACCAAAAACAATCATTGCGATAATTGCCATAACTTTTATAATAGAAAACCAAAATTCGGTTTCTCCATAGACCTTTACCGAAGCTAAATTCAAAGCCGTAATTACAACGAAAAAGAATAAGCTGGAAGTCCAGAGCGGAATTTCCGGCCACCAGAAATGAACATAGTGACCAATGGCAGTGAGCTCTGCCATACTTACGAGAATATATAGGATCCAATAGTTCCAACCCGACGCAAATCCCGGGAAATTGCCCCAATATTTGTAGGCAAAATAACTAAAACTCCCCGAAACAGGCTCCTGAACCACCATCTCACCAAGCTGCCGCATGATAAAAAAGGCAATAATACCCGCTAATGCATAGCCTAAAATTACAGATGGACCGGCCAAAACCGCAGCAGGTCCAATTCCCAGGAAAAGCCCTGTACCGATAGCTCCACCAAGGGCAATTAACTGAATATGTCGGTTGGTGAGTCCCCTAACCAGAGAACTATTTTCGTTCTCTTTCTTCTCGTTGCTCATAGATTAAAATATTGCCCTTAAATATATAAAAACTTTCCCTCTGCACGCGAACAGAAAGTGGATAATGGAAAGGAAACCCTAAATAATCTAGAAAATGGCAATAAATTTTAAATAAATTGATCGGGAATCGAAATATTATTCTCCTTCATATAGTTTTTGAGTGCATTGTATTTATCTTCAAAATCATTTACACCACATCTATGTGAAATGCTGCATATATCTGAAGGTTTGATTTCGAGGATATTTGAGATTCTGGTTAAAATATCAAGGTTGATTTTTACTTTCGCGTTTTCGATATCAGAATATGCTTTTTGCGAAATTCCCATCTCAAAAGCCATATATTCCTGGGTAAAATCCTTATTTCTTCTGATTTTCCTAATATTTTGACTGCATACTTTCATTGTGTTTATTTTAGTAGTTTTCGGTATATTTTAGAAGGATATCTATTAGACTTACACAAAGTTAGTGAATACCTTTGGCAAAACATTATTACGCTACATGATATTTATTTTTAATTAAAATTCAAGTTTAAAAATTATTCAAAAACTTCTGTTTTAAAGGAAAATATTTCTTCGGTACAATACAATTGGAATTATGGAGACGCAACAATTTAATTATGACAATAACATTGTCAGAGCATTCCTCTATGCTACAATCGCATTTGGTTTGGTCGGTTTTTTACTCGGTCTTACCGCTGCACTGATGCTTTTTTATCCTGAACTTCCGGAATTTTTATTCGGAACGGATGATACGACAATTAAAAGTTTAGCATCCGGAAACATTCAGGGACTGATTAATACACAAGGAGCCTTAGGTTTCGGAAGGATCAGAATGTTGCATACGAGTGCGGTGATTTTTGCGTTTGTCTGTAATTCCTTTTTCTGTGGCGCATATTACAGCATGCAACGATTGCTGAAAACAAGAATGTACAGCGATACCCTATCATGGATCCACTTCTGGACATGGCAAATTATGATTATTTCTGTGGTGATTACCTTCTTAATGGGAATCAACACCTCAAAAGAATATGCGGAACATGAATGGCCGATTGATATTTTAATTACCGTTTCCTGGGTCATTTTCGGGATCAATATGTTCGGAACTATTGCAAAAAGAAGAGTAAGACATCTTTATGTTGCCATTTGGTTTTATATCGGAACGTGGCTCGCTGTGGCAATGCTTCATATTTTCAACAACCTTGAAGTGCCTTTATCATTCACAAGCTGGAAGTCTTATTCGGTATATGCAGGTGCGAAAGACGCCTTGGTACAATGGTGGTACGGTCACAATGCGGTAGCGTTTGTCTTGACAACTCCGGTTCTTGGTTTAATGTATTATTTTTTACCCAAAGCAGCCAACAGACCTGTATTTTCCTATAAATTATCAATCATTCACTTTTGGTCGCTGATCTTCGTTTACCTTTGGGCTGGTCCGCACCATTTACAATATACCGCACTTCCGGCTTGGGCACAGGCTGTAGGAACTGGTTTTTCTATCATGCTGATCGCCCCATCTTGGGGAGGAATGCTGAACGGACTTTTAACATTAAGAGGCGCCTGGGATAAAGTAAGAGAAAATCCAATTCTAAAATTCTTCGTAGTCGCTGTGACCTGTTACGGGATGGCAACTTTCGAAGGACCACTTTTAGCAACAAAATCATTAAATAAAATCGGGCATTACACCGACTGGGTAATTGGTCACGTACACTTGGGAGCTCTT
The sequence above is a segment of the Chryseobacterium sp. MYb264 genome. Coding sequences within it:
- a CDS encoding helix-turn-helix domain-containing protein yields the protein MKVCSQNIRKIRRNKDFTQEYMAFEMGISQKAYSDIENAKVKINLDILTRISNILEIKPSDICSISHRCGVNDFEDKYNALKNYMKENNISIPDQFI
- a CDS encoding amino acid permease; translated protein: MSNEKKENENSSLVRGLTNRHIQLIALGGAIGTGLFLGIGPAAVLAGPSVILGYALAGIIAFFIMRQLGEMVVQEPVSGSFSYFAYKYWGNFPGFASGWNYWILYILVSMAELTAIGHYVHFWWPEIPLWTSSLFFFVVITALNLASVKVYGETEFWFSIIKVMAIIAMIVFGIYLLVSGTGGEKATVSNLWNDGGFFPKGFFNKGDDGYSGLFSAMAMIMFSFGGLELIGITAAEAKNPEKTIPKATNQVIYRILIFYVGALVILFSLSPWREITEGTSPFVMVFQNLNGFQFEMFGKVIQFNVLIANILNLIVLTAALSVYNSSVYSNSRMLFGLAQQGNAPKFLTKLNKSSVPTNAIIISSCFAGICIIINKLVPEKAFEYLMALVVSTLIINWLMICYTHLKFKRANIKAGTDLKFPSIFYPVSNYICIAFLVLILVLMSITGMEIQVILIPVWLGFLFAMFKIYKKN